The genomic DNA CTAACTTCGACGCGAACAGGAAATTGACTTTCGCTTCGCTTCCCTTCCCGGCCAAACGCAACGCCCAGTTCTGGTTGTCGCGAGCGAATTTCGGAGAACCGGTCCGTCCCTTGCCTATCACCACGTGCGGCGAACCCGTAATCCCGCCGATCGGGCTGACCCAAGCTTCCAGCGTGATCGCGTCGCCGTTGGTGAAGTCGAACTCGCTGTCGGCTCCCGAGTCGGGAATGCTGAAATAGCCGCCGTCGAAACGGACCGCGGTGTTGCTGGCGTCCAAATCGGGGAACTCCGGCGGCCGCGGGCCGGCCTGGTCGCGTTGGAGATTGCCGTTGGCTTTCATCGGCGTCGCTTCTTCGCTGCCAAAGTCCCAGCGTGCGACCGGCGGAGAATCACCGGGCGACCGGCTGGCGGTTGCGACAACAATCGAAATAACGGCAAGCAGGGTGGGGAGGAATCGGTGCATTGGGGAATGAACTCCGAGCTGGCATGCACTGCCAGCAGGTCGGTTGAGCAAAGGAATGAGGTGGGAAATCATGGTGTCTCTCCTGAGGCAGCCGCCATCGCTGGCAGGCCGCCAATAAATACGGGATCGACGTGGTGGCGGTCGTCCATCGCATCTTGAATGAACAGGCCGTCGACGCGCTGGCCATCGGCGTAGCCCAAATCGGAAAGGTCGATGCCGACGGCTAAGCCGCGGAATTTGAGCACCTTGCCGTTGGGGAAGCACTCCTGCGTCTGCAGGTCCGCAATCGAATCGACCGGCTGGGCGAACTGATGAATGTAGAAGGCGGTCAGATCCCGCGCGTTGGGCGACTCCATCGTCAGGTCGTAGACGCGGATCGAATGCGATCGCAGTCCTTCGCGGAAGCGAAGCGGGCTGACGTGAAAGGCATCGCCATCGGGCGGGTTGGAAAACGTTTGAAGATCGAAGAACACGACGTCGGGTCCGGGACCGTTTTCGACTGGGCTGGCGAACTTGATCGCCATTCCAGGCGTGGCGGAGGGGCCGCTCAATACGGGGTCGCTCGTCAACGGTTCGCGGCTTCCGCCGGGATTGATCGCGCCGGTGACAAGGCTGCGATCGGAAGAGGTGACGATCCGTCCGTCGGGAAGCGTCTGGCCCGTGCTAACAAAAAGGGGCCCCGGTTCGGTCGCTTTAAACGACGCAACGCGAATCGGAATCAGGTCTTCCACGGGAACGGTCACGACGCGGCCACCGCGCTGCAGCGTGACGCCGGTCAGATTTTCTGCGCCTCCATCTTCGGCGGCTGTCGTTGTTTCGTAAGCGATGATGCGATCGGGCAGTCGACTGCGATAGCGGCTGGCATCAAACGGAATCGCACGGCCGGCAAAAGCTTGGCCGCGGCTGAATTTTTGAGCGTCGCCGTCGGTCATGCGAATCGTCGGATCGCGATCGGGCATCGGTTCGTCCTCGCCACCGATGTCGTAGATGTCCGCCGCTCCTTCGATCACTTGCACCTCGGTCTCGCTCGTCTCCGAAACGTTCACCGAGAACCGCGTGCCACGATCGACCACACGCGTGGCGGGCGTCTCGACGCGAAAGCCTTCGGCGCCGTCGGGGGCGTGGACCGAACAACTCCCCACATCCAAGGCGAGGCATTCGTCGGACATCACGCGAAAGACCGCCGGGCCCTCCAGGATCGCCGACGCGCCGGCCGGGAAGGCAACTTCGATCATGCCGCTCATCAGCACATAATCCCGTTCGCCAGCAAGCACTGCTCCCACGGGAGGGGACAGTTCGCCGAAGAACTTCGCATTGGAATTGCTCGCCAAACGAACATCCGCTGCCGCCGTCGCGCCGCCAATGGGCTGGGGCGTGGTGTCGTGAGCGATCTGCGGTTGAGTTGGATTTCCGAAGTAAAACGCTGCCACAGCGGCCAGCATGATGGCGGCGGCGATTCCGAACGCGGCAGCTTTCGTACGAAACGCGTTTCCCTTCGGCAGCGTGGCAGGCGTCGACGCATCGGGTTCCATGTTGGACATCACGCGACGGACGAAGGCATCCTGATTGTCGGGCAGTCGCGACATCGCTTCGCGGACAAACTGATCTTGTCGCGACTTGGATTCGTCGACCGCCAACGCTAACAAACGATGCGTCTGAAACATGTCAGCCGCCAACGTCACGCGCTGCGGATCTTCCGCCATCAGTTGGCGCAGCTCGGCCAGACCTTGCTCGTCGAGTTCTCCCTCGAGATAGTCGGTCCAGAGCTGGGCAAAACGATCGAAAGCGTTCATTGCAGACCTCCATCGGC from Rosistilla oblonga includes the following:
- a CDS encoding FecR domain-containing protein, translated to MNAFDRFAQLWTDYLEGELDEQGLAELRQLMAEDPQRVTLAADMFQTHRLLALAVDESKSRQDQFVREAMSRLPDNQDAFVRRVMSNMEPDASTPATLPKGNAFRTKAAAFGIAAAIMLAAVAAFYFGNPTQPQIAHDTTPQPIGGATAAADVRLASNSNAKFFGELSPPVGAVLAGERDYVLMSGMIEVAFPAGASAILEGPAVFRVMSDECLALDVGSCSVHAPDGAEGFRVETPATRVVDRGTRFSVNVSETSETEVQVIEGAADIYDIGGEDEPMPDRDPTIRMTDGDAQKFSRGQAFAGRAIPFDASRYRSRLPDRIIAYETTTAAEDGGAENLTGVTLQRGGRVVTVPVEDLIPIRVASFKATEPGPLFVSTGQTLPDGRIVTSSDRSLVTGAINPGGSREPLTSDPVLSGPSATPGMAIKFASPVENGPGPDVVFFDLQTFSNPPDGDAFHVSPLRFREGLRSHSIRVYDLTMESPNARDLTAFYIHQFAQPVDSIADLQTQECFPNGKVLKFRGLAVGIDLSDLGYADGQRVDGLFIQDAMDDRHHVDPVFIGGLPAMAAASGETP